The Culex quinquefasciatus strain JHB chromosome 2, VPISU_Cqui_1.0_pri_paternal, whole genome shotgun sequence genome contains the following window.
CAGATTACTGACGCCGTGGTGAGCGCTGTTGGTCGCACCGGACGATGCTGGCAACGGATTTAACGTCGTAACTTCCAGTATGTTCGTCACGCTGTTTGGTGACCCCGGGGATGTCACGTCCGGACTAATCGGTCCACTACTAACCGAACTTAACCGCAGTCCCTGCTGGAACCTAGACACAGTCGTTTGTGGCAATCCTCCCCGGTTGTTCCCGGAAGGTTCCAGATACGGATCGTTTGGAAGAGTGTCCGTGCTTCGACTCTGGTTCGAGTTCGAATGGATCGTGCCGTTCGGACTAAGCGATTGGCTGGTCGTAATCCCACCCCGGTTGATCACAAAGTTACCGGTTCCCGTCCCATTCGACTGGGTTCCGCTGCGGGTCGCCGTATTATTCTGCGAAACGCTCTGTCCTCGCACGGCTGGCCCCGCCGACGCCACCGGAATCGGGTACGGGTCGTTGGGATTCGTGTTTTCGTCGCTGTAGATCCGGCCCTGGATGTACGACTGGACCGTGTAGAACAACGTCTCCGCCCGCCGGCACTTGAACGCGTAAATTCCTTCACCGGTCGTGCACCGCCGGCCCGCCTCAAAGCTAAATTGGTCCACGTTGTACCCATACCTCCGAAGGCATTTCAGCGGCCACGTCGTCGGGTCCTTCCCCTTCCGGTACAGGGTCAACTCGGTCCGCGACACCTCCAACTGGCCACTCCACAACTGCTCGCCGTCATCGTCGACGTTTATGACGTGAAAAATATTCGGATGTACGTCATTTATATCCTTCTTCGAATTGATGCACCCCATTCTCTTGCAACGGGAATCTGCTACGCGCACcgcaaatccaaaaaaaatcccgTCTCAAATCATCGTCTTCCGACCCGCACCAGCAACAGCAATGACAACAGAAAGGGAGTTCGGATCCATTTCCCAAACGACCTACACCCTCAAAATCCTACCCATCATCGTAGCTTCCACACTCCTTCAATAGATACACTTAATCGTCCCGCTGGGCAAGCACACCGATTTGCAATCCGTATTTTCGTCGTCTTTTTTCGGCGGAGAAtcgaaatggaaaattttattttcaataatctTCTAATATTTGTGCTCTTGCTCTTCTTCCCTCCTGGCCTGTcgcttttcttttcttttcgttCGCAGGTCAACTTGCACGCAAGCTGGGGtttgttgttctaaatttggttaCGCAAGACGCGCGGCCTGTCATCGCGCGAGAAGGttttgttttcgaaattttcggaataaatattgaaagggttttaaaaataaaactttttgaatttgcatccatttttttgagtttttttttaaagttatataaatttaatgatataatttttaatatttgaaaaaatagtattgaatgAATTTGTAAATAGTATTTTAGAGTTTCTAaacttcttatttttaaaacttttagaataacgacttgttatttctgaaatttcccaaaattcgaaTTTTCGAGCTTTTGAATAAATACATACTTTAATACtgaaattattattcaattctgcatatttTGTATCTTGAATTTCCATATTTTAGATATcacaaattgttgaaatttactttagttttttttaatttgttagtaatttgaaattttcaatgttttttttcataattccgaatttttttgaattatttgtattgctgattttcaaaatttctgattttttttattgattttttcagtcagaaaattgatatttgtaattgggtactaaagccctatgtaaatttttatgtacaacggtaaaaaacacgattaaaaaccatttctaattactttttacattttaatgcaattttttttttttttgacaagacaacattttttcgatggatcaactatggtccccttggaacgagctgtcaagtaggagcttttctgtcaagaaggaccgcgaggttaatttttcaaaattgatttaaaaatccattttaaactctttgtggtcgtacaaagggttattgtactcagaaaaataagctttatcgctgtaaacaataatatcagcaatctaagcttcattttaggacccaattgtatgATTACCGTCACCCTGGTTTCCTTCATTTCGGTCCCGTGGATAAATCGGacagcgcactggactcacaatccagaggttgctggttggtCTAACTTGGTCAAGATTGGTAAAGACAAGGGGAAAttttcgtatgtttggcagcccaagtaaccatccagcattaCTAGAAATCATAAATCAGATGCAAAATAGCATTCACCAGCTAATCAGCTGTAAAACGGCAAAGATTAAAGCAAATCAGCTCTAAAATAACTGCATcgatacacacaaaaaaatattatggtaatgacaaaagtaacttacttttgaattaataagtggttaaaatttgctacattaaaagtttttttcttgttttgaaaatgaaaacttttactgctacagtttttgaaaatctcattgctaacttatttaaaagttttaacttttaattcgactgtataatttctttcattttgtcgtTCTCGTGAAACCGTGTACGTCTAagtccaaaatgtaaacaaacgttcAGGTGATTCCGGTGGTTAGTGAGTGGTGGTCCACGACGTCAATCAAAACAGAACGCGTCCGCAGCCAGGACTTGTACGCGGATACCTTCGAAGGAGGATGGTGCGGAACAAGGTTAGGGATTAGGAAAGTTGGTTTTCAAAGGATGAGGCCAGCTTCCTGCCGGATCTGCAGCTGTTTCACGACCGAAATGggtaagaaggaagcttgggtgtttggtggcgtttgtgtttgattttgtttgtttttgtaggacgCCGTTTATGCGGATGTGAATTTGCACCGGTTGTATTCGATAAAGTTAAATTTAGCGGTGAGGATAAGGATCCGACGGAAGAGGGAAACGACGAGAAGCGatcggaggtggtcagcgcGGATTTTGCAAtcggtgccggcggtttacGACCATCAGCAGCATTATGTGCCGGAAGTGATGACGGGACAGTGTGGGATGTCCTGAGGATCCGCAGTCCATTTCTCGGTGCGGGACATGTATGACGAGTATTACATAAACATCCGGAAGAACAGTTTGCACCAGTCCTGGAAGAACCGTCTGTACGAAAGCCACAGGTCCTGAAGCTGTCGTACTCGGATTACTTCCAGAGGTTGGAGCGATATCCGACGAACCTGATCAAGAACATCTACCTGGAATACCGAAGAAGtcaccggtgagtattgagaatgtgttcagtgtctagccaatttaatttactttcaaaCTCTTTCAGCAACTCCGCCCGCAAACTCTCAACTCGCGACGGCGCAGCTTCGGCCGGATGAACTGGCAACATCTGTGCCATTCTCGAAGGAGGACGATGTGATCGGAAACTATCGGTTCAGGCGCTTCACTTCCCAGTCGGAAAACGTCGACTCACCTTCCCGAATTAACACCcaatggccaactcctccaagccTGTCCTGATGATGGCCGGCAACGAGACCACCCTGTTCTCTACATCGCTATCGCGCTCCAAAATGTAGGCCGCGATGTTAAGCAGCATAAGCAGcagttttaatattaaaataaaaatagaaataaaatccatcacatttttcgaaaatcatcactgtaatgttgaatgttatttattgttaccataaaaagtttcttcttataataaaagtaaaaaacttttaccgatacaacgattttgttccagaagtgcatggtagtatcaaaaactttccaacttttaaattaataagtttgaactttctacgaatattcaccaacgcgaacttttaatccaacgaacgatctttttaaatttagagtattttttctttgtgtgtaacAGCCGTTTTAGAGCTGATTACCAGCTGCCACTAGCAACACTGTTGTAAATTGTcaaaaaactggcaacactgtctgtCGTGTTGACCGAGAGTGAAAGATTGCGActgagaaagaaaaacaaaacggtAAAAAACTCTCGCTCACTCCGTCACTGCTATAGATcaacaaaaccaaaataatCATGGTGATGAAAATTTGGATTCGGGTAAATTACTGCTGGAGGCGAGGCTGGAGCCTGTTTTTCTTCTAACTTTCGTGAGTATAGCATAAGATTATTACTTAAGAATCATCTATtaataaacaaatatatttcagGATGCATCAAACAATGTATTTGCCATCCAACGTGGAAAACAGCGGCCGTTCCGGACCATCAGCAATTGGCAggtgcattttcaatttcaaggcTGCAGCTGCTGCAGACTTGACCGGAATTGAACGTTGGAATGCAGACTTGATGGGCTTGCGGTGCTCCGGCTGAAGGTTCAGGTATAGGAAATTTCGATGAACAAATGATTAAATAAGATCAATAAAAGTACATAAGTCAAACTAAGAGTTACGCATGTTTTTCTCCGAAATTAAAAGATTAATTGACTCCAGGCTTTCTAGGGAGACAATTTGAAAGAGGTTTTCAGAAAATGTAACAGTATCTGAAGCTGTTCAATCTCGTCAACAAAACATTTCCCAAACAGGCGTGACGATACGGGTACAGGAACCATCCAGTAAACATCGACGAACACTTCCATCATCTGGCATCAAATCCCCAACAaagcaaaatcaatcaaataaaaTGATTCACCTCCGGTCAGCTGAGCGTCGGTAAAGTGGtaacaaacaaaccaaaataGAACAGACAGGTGGAGGAGAAAGGAAGAgagagaaaatatttttgctcctctcattttttttttgacattaatGACAATTGTGCAGGGTTGGATCGCCAACAGTAGGGGCCCAGCTGtaaaacagaaatataaagtccaaaaACAGCTGCAAATCGGTTGTAAAAGCGCTTTTGGTGCAATTTTGAAAACTGTTTAGCTGTTATGCGTTGCACTAAATGCGCTTATAGTGCTGAATAATTTCCTGTTTTAGTGCTGTTTGGTTACTTGggaggttaagcactcgctccatccaatttgccgattttcactatttaaacaacttattttggaaaactgtttatagaaacttgcttgctcacttcctattaaactatttatcaaaaaaaaaaaaaaatgcgtttaatgagctgtaattgaacgtcaaagtgctgatatggcaacattggatgcacgctggaattagatgcagTTTCCCTACATCTTTTTTTAACTCGAGGAtccatttcgaccaaaaaactaaatcaagATTCTGCATTTTGAAATTCGGCCGGGATATAtcgaatacaaaaatattaacagtcgcattcaaaaagaacaatttcaattttttgattttatcatcaaaatatattgccttgcaaagttatggaaatcgtcgtCATTAATCATTGATTGCctactaggacgtcaatgattgtaccacagaCAAAGACATCCGCGGGGAACGTGTCGCCCACGATCGACCCAACGTCGTAAaaaggacgaccagcagcagtCCACGAAGGATAAGCAGGTTGCTCCGAAGGAGATGACTCCAACATAGGATCCGGCTTCCTCCACAGTAACGGGCGCCTCAGCAGCTGCCTCAACATCGGCGGGCTGTTGAGGAGGCCCCCGGGTTAATAGTGGGGCAAAAGGTATGTCCTCGCTAGTCAGCCGCTCGTATGACCCTGGCCAAGACTGCCCCAATCTTGTCCAGCAAAGCCTGGATTGTGGATCACCGttaaaattcctgaattccatcataattgttttgttttcatctgctgcctcacacgtgctcacgctcaacttaaaaacacacatcacacacactgagaaaagacgggtgagctgtcacgacagcagcgtcatcagcgccgggtgagtggatgccgaaacaaatttgcatttgaaataaccggataaggacgatggttcggcactcgagtgtcccgtctgtttgtctgtggtttgtacatgatgctttttgaaatgtttgcatCGAAATGTGGTGTTTTGAATCAtagattcataaaaataattcatttgaAGAAAATGTGTTCCTGGTGGTGTTCTGGTGTCATGTTCGTTCGTCCgtgcccagtcacgaaatattctagcagagcttgttctgccagaatcctgctagaacggtggaacagttctgctagaatgctgtaagaatatccagctctgtgagaactctgctagaatcctgctagatcGTCGTGACTGGGtggttaggcgtcatccataaagtatgtcacgctccaGGGGGGGGAGGGTGacggggggggggtctgagaaagtgtgacattgcgtgttataagtatagggaaagcgtgacaaaggggggaggggggggggggtaaattttggcaggttttaacgtgacgtactttatggatgaagccattAAGTTACTGACAATTTTAAGACCACATTTAGTTATTTCAAGATCCTCTCGCACAACTTCCTTCAACCGTGCATATTTTAGTACAAACTTCATCCAACTTTTAGTACAAAATTCCagcagctgtcaaagtgttttgaTTGAATCATTTTACGCGAGTGTTGTTTTGAATCAGCCCGAGAGTTCACAGTTCGAATGGCAAACATCGTCACCGCTGCCGCCACCGCCGTCGTCTTCGTTTGTCCGCGGAAAAATCGATAATCAATCCGTGTACTTGTTTTTTGCGTCCACCGTTCGCCGGGAATGCTATCTGCTTGAAGCCTTCCCCGTGTGAAGTATTTGTTGGTATGAAGGATGGAGAAGGTTGAACAGCTCGATTCCAGCGTCACCAGCAACTCGATGACGGACCACAACAGCAAATCGCTGACCTCGTTCGAGGCGGACCGTAGCTTTACGGAGTTTTGCGATGAAAACAGTCGGTTGGTTGAGGACATTCGGGAATCGCCGTCGCCGACGTCACCCTACGGGAAGAATGTTGCCCTGGTGCAGCCCAACAACCACCGGAGGTCGGACGAACCGACCGAGCTCAGCTTTGAAAAGTGTACGGGGTCAAGAACTTATGGACTAAAGTTAAGCTTTATTAATTCCTTTCACTTTTTCCGCTTTTAGTTCCTGAAAATCACGAAGAAAAATTGAAACGTATCAAAATCGAAAACGCTTTGGACGATTCCGCGACAACGCAGGACGAGTGGAGGAAGTTTGCGAAATCCGAGTATGGTCTCATTAACGGTATGTACCCGCCACCACCCCAACCCTCAACAATCGTCCATGTGAAACCACCTTTTTGTTTGCCTTCTTTGAAGGACGTTTCTTGTCTTCGATATTGAGCTGTCTTGAGCGCCTCCTCATCCCACCTCCTCcacgccaaaaaaaaaaaaaaaaaaaaaaacagcagacGCAGAGAAAGTGCTTCTTTCGTGGAGGGAGGGAGGTGTGCgaaaaaagcagcagcagctccaaaACAGACGTGTTGTAGGAGGAGATTgcaatgcagtttttttttattgctgttaTTTTGGACGAGTTCGAATGTGTTTAATTGCTTGATGCGCGCGGGTCACTGACGCGAAACGAAGTGGTCagtcgaaatataaaaacaagcGCGCAATTATGTAAAGGCCCCGA
Protein-coding sequences here:
- the LOC119766355 gene encoding uncharacterized protein LOC119766355; this translates as MGRRLCGCEFAPVVFDKVKFSGEDKDPTEEGNDEKRSEVVSADFAIGAGGLRPSAALCAGSDDGTVWDVLRIRSPFLVLEEPSVRKPQVLKLSYSDYFQRLERYPTNLIKNIYLEYRRSHRNSARKLSTRDGAASAG